One window from the genome of Magnolia sinica isolate HGM2019 chromosome 4, MsV1, whole genome shotgun sequence encodes:
- the LOC131244029 gene encoding LOW QUALITY PROTEIN: serine/arginine-rich splicing factor SR45-like (The sequence of the model RefSeq protein was modified relative to this genomic sequence to represent the inferred CDS: substituted 2 bases at 2 genomic stop codons), with the protein MRNWILLAETMLRLQLYYYMGKSDVLLTKEKPIITGKSAQTDGNVVRARFTLPQRLKVSPPPKAVSAPPKRESLQRDNVGADAEKDGPQRQRESSPRRKPISPPWRRSPIASQRGESPRRQLDSPPRXSADSLVRRXVGSPSRRGETPPQRRPASPIRRRSPSPMHRRHRSPARASPRRIHGSPVHKCSPLPPRQRSPPKRARSPPRRSPPVCRRSRSPVRRPARSRSRSVSPLRVRAPLPKRGRSNSSYSGSPSPWKGVRKISRSCSPRRPARGRSTTNSPNSSSPSPRAN; encoded by the exons ATGCGGAACTGGATTCTTTTAGCTGAGACAATGCTTAGATTACAACTATACTACTACATGGGAAAGTCTGATGTGTTACTTACCAAGGAAAAGCCAATTATCACAGGAAAGA GTGCACAAACTGATGGCAATGTTGTCCGGGCAAGGTTCACTTTGCCACAACGCCTGAAAGTTTCACCGCCTCCAAAAGCAGTTTCTGCTCCTCCAAAAAGAGAATCTCTGCAAAGGGACAATGTTGGTGCTGATGCTGAAAAAGATGGACCACAGAGGCAGAGAGAATCTTCTCCACGACGAAAACCGATTTCACCACCATGGAGGAGATCCCCTATTGCTTCTCAAAGAGGTGAGTCTCCTCGACGTCAACTAGATTCACCACCAAGGTGAAGTGCAGACTCTCTTGTTCGTCGCTAAGTAGGGTCTCCAAGTCGTCGAGGCGAGACACCACCACAGAGGAGACCAGCATCTCCAATAAGAAGGCGCTCTCCATCTCCTATGCACAGAAGGCATAGATCACCTGCACGAGCTTCACCGCGAAGAATACATGGCAGTCCTGTCCACAAGTGCTCCCCACTTCCACCGAGGCAACGTTCTCCCCCTAAACGAGCTCGCAGCCCACCAAGGAGGTCACCTCCTGTCTGCCGGCGCAGCCGCTCGCCTGTTCGCAGGCCTGCTCGTTCACGTTCTAGATCAGTCTCTCCTCTTAGGGTTCGAGCACCACTTCCAAAGCGTGGAAGGTCCAACTCATCTTATTCTGGATCACCTAGTCCATGGAAGGGAGTACGGAAGATTTCTAGAAGTTGTAGCCCGAGAAGGCCCGCAAGAGGAAGAAGCACCACCAACAGCCCCAACAGCAGCTCCCCTTCTCCAAGAGCCAATTAG